The Actinomycetes bacterium genome includes a window with the following:
- a CDS encoding DHA2 family efflux MFS transporter permease subunit, which produces MRAAGTGRVTEGRVLLVSAFGAFLAFLDATIVNVAFPSIRESFPGTSIGELSWVLNAYNIVFAAFLIVCGRLADLLGRRRTFVLGVLVFTVASALCGAAPTVGLLVAARVVQALGAALLVPASLALVVEAFSEERRTHAIGLWGATAAVAAGLGPPIGGALVEAGGWRWAFYVNIPFGIAAVLVARRQLVESRAPGRRTMPDLVGAALLAAALAALTLGIVKGNDWGWISAALVGSMIAAIAFGGLFVVSSRRARSPLLDPTLLRIPSFAVANVATAVAGLGFYAYLLTNILWLQYVWGYSVLRAGLALVPGALVAAVVAAVLGPVAERRGYRLVVVPGALVWAGAYIWYHQATGVTPDFLGAWLPGQVLSGIGVGATLPVLGSAALAAVPGGRYATASAVVSSARQLGGVLGIALLVVIVGTPSAAEAVGAFKDGWLLSIAAFLAVAVLALPLGRLGHAEEAPADDAHDVPVVHLPTRDPLPRPAAQSAGVADVPMFAALDPAARVRLERSATEHAVPAGDWLMREGDPPGSVYVVRTGRLEVWIAGTRVRELGPGAVIGELAVLTGEGRSAAVRARRDSVLLEIRREDFTTLLETDPAASRVVVTQLAERLRSGGARPAEPAAAPGVVAVVAAHDGAPVAAVAASLVAGLDRHLRVVAPQRVDADGLARAEREHDRVVLVADGTDDGDPGWLARCVRQADQVVLVAAADAPQTELLRGRCDEAACQPDVVLVGPHPGPETLAAWARAADAWQVSVVDGDLAVGLRPLVDRVACRSLGLVLAGGGARAFAHIGVLRELEDQGIPVDRVAGCSIGAIVAATWATGVSGEELEDKSYAEFVRRRPFGDYTLPTHSLARGRRTHEGLMRALGADTLVEGLPRQFGCVSTDLVTRTRQVHRRGSLVDATLASVRLPVLFPPIADGQRLLIDGGVLDNLPVDLLTERSEGPVVAVNIAMGGSVRPHTVDPSAPPRPARVPALGETLLRTMMIGSAGAVATARGHGAAVVTPPTMGVGLLEFHQLDRMVQAGRRAARELLAVLAQDARHPGVWPVPRSLVPEPARQDDGQLVDVRTHVARSP; this is translated from the coding sequence ATGCGCGCAGCGGGGACGGGGCGGGTCACCGAGGGCAGGGTGCTGCTCGTCAGCGCCTTCGGCGCGTTCCTGGCCTTCCTCGACGCGACGATCGTGAACGTCGCGTTCCCGAGCATCCGGGAGTCGTTCCCCGGCACGTCGATCGGCGAGCTGTCCTGGGTGCTCAACGCCTACAACATCGTGTTCGCGGCGTTCCTCATCGTCTGCGGCCGGCTGGCCGACCTGCTCGGCCGGCGCCGGACCTTCGTCCTGGGCGTCCTGGTCTTCACGGTCGCGTCCGCGCTGTGCGGGGCCGCCCCGACGGTGGGGCTGCTGGTCGCCGCCCGCGTGGTCCAGGCCCTCGGTGCGGCGCTGCTGGTCCCGGCCTCCCTCGCCCTGGTCGTCGAGGCCTTCTCCGAGGAGCGCCGCACGCACGCGATCGGCCTGTGGGGCGCAACGGCGGCCGTGGCGGCCGGTCTCGGCCCGCCGATCGGCGGCGCCCTGGTGGAGGCCGGCGGCTGGCGCTGGGCGTTCTACGTCAACATCCCCTTCGGCATCGCGGCCGTCCTGGTCGCCCGTCGCCAGCTGGTCGAGAGCCGTGCTCCCGGCCGGCGCACCATGCCCGACCTGGTGGGCGCCGCGCTGCTGGCGGCCGCCCTGGCCGCCCTGACTTTGGGCATCGTCAAGGGCAACGACTGGGGCTGGATCAGTGCAGCTCTGGTCGGTTCGATGATCGCCGCAATCGCGTTCGGCGGGCTGTTCGTCGTGAGCTCCCGGCGGGCGAGGTCGCCGCTGCTGGACCCGACCCTGCTGCGGATCCCGTCCTTCGCCGTCGCCAACGTCGCGACCGCCGTTGCCGGGCTCGGTTTCTACGCCTACCTGCTCACCAACATCCTGTGGCTGCAGTACGTGTGGGGCTACAGCGTGCTGCGGGCCGGCCTGGCCCTGGTGCCCGGCGCCCTGGTCGCCGCGGTCGTCGCCGCGGTGCTCGGCCCGGTCGCCGAGCGGCGCGGCTACCGGCTGGTGGTCGTCCCCGGGGCGCTGGTGTGGGCCGGCGCCTACATCTGGTACCACCAGGCCACCGGCGTCACGCCGGACTTCCTGGGCGCCTGGCTGCCGGGCCAGGTCTTGTCCGGGATCGGCGTCGGCGCCACCCTGCCGGTGCTCGGCAGCGCCGCCCTGGCCGCCGTGCCGGGCGGCCGCTACGCGACCGCGTCCGCGGTGGTGTCCAGTGCTCGCCAGCTGGGCGGCGTGCTCGGCATCGCCCTGCTCGTCGTCATCGTCGGCACCCCGTCAGCGGCGGAGGCGGTCGGCGCCTTCAAGGACGGCTGGCTGCTCTCGATCGCGGCGTTCCTCGCCGTGGCGGTCCTCGCCCTGCCGCTGGGCCGGCTCGGCCACGCCGAGGAGGCACCGGCCGACGACGCGCACGACGTGCCGGTCGTGCACCTGCCCACCCGGGACCCGCTCCCCCGACCGGCGGCCCAGAGCGCCGGCGTGGCCGACGTGCCGATGTTCGCCGCCCTCGACCCGGCCGCCCGGGTGCGGCTCGAGCGCAGCGCCACCGAGCACGCGGTGCCGGCCGGTGACTGGCTGATGCGCGAGGGCGACCCGCCCGGCTCCGTCTACGTGGTCCGCACCGGACGGCTGGAGGTGTGGATCGCCGGGACCCGGGTCCGCGAGCTCGGCCCCGGTGCCGTGATCGGCGAGCTGGCGGTCCTGACCGGCGAGGGCCGCTCGGCCGCCGTCCGGGCCCGCCGCGACTCGGTGCTGCTCGAGATCCGCCGCGAGGACTTCACGACGCTGCTCGAGACCGATCCGGCAGCCTCGCGGGTCGTCGTGACCCAGCTCGCTGAGCGGCTGCGCAGCGGGGGCGCCCGGCCGGCCGAGCCGGCAGCCGCGCCGGGTGTCGTCGCGGTCGTCGCGGCGCACGACGGGGCCCCGGTCGCGGCGGTCGCCGCGAGCTTGGTGGCCGGCCTGGACCGGCACCTGCGGGTCGTCGCCCCTCAGCGGGTCGACGCCGACGGGCTCGCCCGGGCCGAGCGCGAGCACGACCGGGTCGTCCTCGTCGCCGACGGCACCGACGACGGCGACCCGGGCTGGCTGGCGCGCTGCGTGCGGCAGGCCGACCAGGTGGTCCTGGTCGCGGCCGCGGACGCGCCGCAGACCGAGCTGCTGCGCGGCCGCTGCGACGAGGCCGCCTGCCAGCCGGACGTGGTGCTGGTCGGCCCTCACCCCGGCCCCGAGACCCTTGCCGCGTGGGCCCGCGCGGCCGACGCATGGCAGGTCAGCGTGGTCGACGGCGACCTCGCCGTGGGGCTGCGTCCGCTGGTCGACCGGGTCGCCTGCCGCTCGCTGGGCCTGGTGCTGGCCGGCGGCGGCGCCCGCGCCTTCGCCCACATCGGGGTGCTGCGCGAGCTCGAGGACCAGGGGATCCCGGTCGACCGGGTGGCCGGCTGCAGCATCGGCGCGATCGTCGCGGCGACCTGGGCGACCGGTGTCTCCGGCGAGGAGCTCGAGGACAAGAGCTACGCCGAGTTCGTCCGGCGGCGGCCGTTCGGCGACTACACACTGCCGACCCACTCGCTGGCCCGGGGCCGCCGCACCCACGAGGGCCTGATGCGCGCACTCGGCGCGGACACCCTGGTCGAGGGCCTGCCGCGGCAGTTCGGCTGCGTCAGCACCGACCTGGTGACCCGCACCCGGCAGGTGCACCGCCGTGGGAGCCTGGTCGACGCCACCCTGGCCTCGGTCCGCCTGCCGGTGCTGTTCCCGCCGATCGCCGACGGCCAGCGGCTGCTCATCGACGGCGGGGTGCTCGACAACCTGCCGGTCGACCTGCTCACCGAGCGCAGCGAGGGCCCGGTGGTCGCCGTGAACATCGCCATGGGCGGCAGCGTCCGGCCACACACCGTCGACCCGTCGGCGCCACCGCGCCCGGCGCGCGTCCCCGCGCTCGGGGAGACCCTGCTGCGCACGATGATGATCGGCAGCGCCGGCGCGGTCGCCACCGCCAGGGGCCACGGCGCGGCGGTCGTCACCCCGCCGACGATGGGTGTGGGGCTGCTCGAGTTCCACCAGCTCGACCGCATGGTGCAGGCCGGCCGACGGGCCGCCCGGGAGCTGCTCGCGGTGCTGGCCCAGGACGCCCGGCACCCGGGCGTCTGGCCGGTGCCCCGCAGCCTGGTGCCGGAGCCGGCCCGGCAGGATGACGGCCAGCTCGTCGACGTACGGACGCACGTCGCCCGGTCGCCGTGA
- a CDS encoding MFS transporter — MTDGLAATIDALRHGALRRALLAFLVFSVAEWATWITLLVWAYDERGVGAAATVSVVQLLPAVVVAPLASVIGDRGERGRALAIGYLAQALTMLLTGLLLVADAPFALTCAGGVLVTCAITLTRPVHNATLPTVSHTPAELLAGNSASITAEGVGGFLGPLTCGLLISGAGPGSVFLLFGVLLLGSAALVARLPVVRLTDGDEPGVVRAAESLTRRTLAGVRELREQPASGLLMLMVTGQYVVVGAMDILLIVLALEVLGTDSSGPGLLGSALGVGAILGALLTVVLAGRRRLSPALLAGLLVTGLPICVLAAGGGTALAAVLLVLSGAGKAFFDVAGRTLLQRTVPDEVLARVFGLQEALMTAALAVGAASAPLLVSWLGISGALVAAGALLPVAGLLAWPVLRGLDARARQPGRWFDLLRTVPFFRSAPLPVLEQLSRRTDEDDVDTGAVVVREAHRGDRFYLVSDGAVTVSQDGRELTRLGRHSSFGEVALLLDVPRTATVTATAPTHLVWIERDDFLRAMRTVPAARVSADEVVQGHLEDDAVRRAQTEDVDAAGDGPAATS; from the coding sequence GTGACCGACGGGCTGGCGGCGACGATCGACGCCCTCCGGCACGGGGCACTTCGACGTGCGCTGCTGGCCTTCCTGGTGTTCTCCGTCGCCGAGTGGGCCACCTGGATCACGCTGCTGGTCTGGGCCTACGACGAGCGCGGGGTCGGGGCGGCCGCCACCGTCTCGGTCGTCCAGCTGCTGCCCGCGGTGGTCGTCGCCCCGCTCGCCTCGGTCATCGGCGACCGAGGGGAACGCGGCCGGGCGCTGGCGATCGGCTACCTGGCCCAGGCGCTCACCATGCTGCTGACCGGGCTGCTGCTGGTCGCGGACGCGCCGTTCGCCCTCACCTGCGCGGGCGGGGTGCTGGTCACCTGCGCGATCACGCTGACCCGCCCGGTGCACAACGCCACGTTGCCCACCGTCTCTCACACACCGGCCGAGCTGCTGGCCGGCAACTCGGCGTCGATCACCGCCGAGGGGGTCGGCGGCTTCCTCGGCCCGCTGACCTGCGGCCTGCTGATCTCCGGTGCCGGCCCCGGGTCGGTCTTCCTGCTCTTCGGCGTGCTGCTGCTCGGGTCTGCCGCGCTGGTCGCCCGGCTGCCGGTCGTCCGCCTGACCGACGGCGACGAGCCCGGCGTGGTGCGCGCCGCGGAGAGCCTCACCCGGCGAACGCTGGCCGGCGTCCGGGAGCTGCGCGAGCAGCCGGCCTCGGGCCTGCTGATGCTGATGGTCACCGGGCAGTACGTCGTGGTCGGCGCCATGGACATCCTGCTGATCGTCCTGGCGCTGGAGGTCCTCGGCACCGACAGCTCCGGGCCGGGGCTGCTGGGCAGCGCGCTCGGCGTCGGCGCGATCCTCGGCGCCCTGCTGACGGTCGTGCTGGCCGGGCGACGCCGGCTGTCGCCGGCCTTGCTGGCCGGCCTGCTCGTGACCGGGCTGCCGATCTGCGTCCTGGCCGCGGGCGGCGGGACCGCGCTGGCGGCCGTGCTGCTGGTGCTGTCGGGGGCCGGCAAGGCGTTCTTCGACGTCGCTGGCCGGACGCTGCTGCAGCGCACCGTGCCGGACGAGGTGCTGGCCCGGGTCTTCGGGCTGCAGGAGGCCCTGATGACCGCCGCCCTCGCGGTCGGCGCTGCCAGCGCGCCGCTGCTGGTGTCGTGGCTGGGCATCTCCGGCGCCCTGGTCGCCGCCGGTGCCCTGCTGCCGGTGGCTGGGCTGCTGGCCTGGCCGGTGCTGCGCGGGCTGGACGCCCGCGCGCGGCAGCCCGGCCGGTGGTTCGACCTGCTCCGCACCGTGCCGTTCTTCCGCTCCGCGCCGCTGCCGGTGCTCGAGCAGCTGAGCCGGCGCACGGACGAGGACGATGTCGACACGGGCGCCGTCGTCGTTCGCGAGGCCCACCGCGGCGACCGGTTCTACCTGGTGTCCGACGGCGCCGTCACGGTCAGCCAGGACGGCCGCGAGCTGACCCGGCTCGGCCGGCACTCCTCCTTCGGTGAGGTCGCGCTGCTCCTCGACGTGCCCCGCACCGCGACCGTGACGGCGACCGCGCCGACCCACCTGGTCTGGATCGAGCGCGACGACTTCCTGCGCGCCATGCGGACCGTGCCCGCGGCCCGGGTCTCGGCGGACGAGGTCGTGCAGGGACACCTCGAGGACGACGCGGTGCGCCGGGCTCAGACCGAGGACGTCGACGCCGCAGGCGACGGCCCGGCCGCAACCTCGTAG
- a CDS encoding MBL fold metallo-hydrolase codes for MKLETLGVRGSTAAPGAEFAGYGGHTSCVAVTADGADRPSLVLDAGTGLRSLTRILAGASYDGAIVLSHMHWDHVQGLPFFAAGDRDDSRVDLYLPAQDGRSGRDLLAQTLSPPAFPITPEGLRGRWGFHAVEAGQHQIEGFTVRTVDIAHKGGRTYGIRVEDDHGSIAYLPDHAPAAGVSDELLDLLSGVDVLLHDAQFLEGERPVAVDYGHATVQDAVGLGLSSGAGTLVLFHHSPARTDAALDEIAEWAPALGGGMRVVVAREGDTYEVAAGPSPAASTSSV; via the coding sequence GTGAAGCTCGAGACCCTCGGGGTCCGCGGATCGACGGCGGCGCCCGGCGCCGAGTTCGCCGGCTACGGCGGGCACACGTCGTGCGTGGCGGTGACCGCCGACGGCGCCGACCGGCCCAGCCTCGTCCTCGACGCGGGCACCGGGCTGCGCTCGCTGACCCGGATCCTGGCCGGCGCGTCCTACGACGGCGCGATCGTGCTCAGCCATATGCACTGGGACCACGTCCAGGGCCTGCCCTTCTTCGCGGCCGGTGACCGGGACGACTCCCGGGTCGACCTGTACCTGCCGGCCCAGGACGGCCGGTCCGGGCGCGACCTGCTCGCCCAGACCCTGTCGCCGCCCGCCTTCCCGATCACCCCGGAAGGGCTGCGCGGCCGGTGGGGCTTCCACGCCGTCGAGGCGGGTCAGCACCAGATCGAGGGGTTCACGGTCCGCACGGTCGACATCGCCCACAAGGGCGGCCGGACGTACGGCATCCGGGTCGAGGACGACCACGGGTCGATCGCCTACCTGCCCGACCACGCGCCGGCGGCGGGTGTCTCGGACGAGCTGCTCGACCTGCTCAGCGGCGTGGACGTACTGCTGCACGACGCCCAGTTCCTCGAGGGCGAGCGACCGGTCGCGGTGGACTACGGCCACGCGACCGTCCAGGACGCGGTCGGTCTCGGGTTGAGCAGCGGCGCGGGCACGCTGGTCCTCTTCCACCACTCGCCGGCCCGCACCGACGCGGCCCTGGACGAGATCGCGGAGTGGGCGCCCGCGCTCGGCGGCGGGATGCGGGTCGTGGTGGCCCGCGAGGGCGACACCTACGAGGTTGCGGCCGGGCCGTCGCCTGCGGCGTCGACGTCCTCGGTCTGA
- a CDS encoding MFS transporter — protein MAQHARRDRPRLTAPLRHRDFRLLITSFFISFAGSWAYNVALAVYVYDQTGSAAWVGAATVGRFVPSLLLGPYGGVLAERFERVRLMVSLDWMSTGLMLVLALVAALEGPALLAIVLAGLTSVTGTVYEPAAAAITPETVPETDLAAANALRNMVDNIAIITGPVLGALLLLAAPPSVVFVANAATFAVSALVVRRISVRSIPVDVTEAGTAGPLKQMMVGIRTIAGSATAATLVTYSVIASFVYGVDTVQFVVLSEERLGTGPDGFGYLLAGMGLGGIAAAGLVNRMAAWPRLGSVILLGMAIYCLPTLLFLFVDDPLVATAIQVVRGAGTLVVDVLAITALQRSLPKEVLGRVFGAYFTGVLSAISLGALVTPQVISAFGLDASLWLAGAVLPALCLLGLPFLRRMDAMNVARLAAVEPRVQVLERLGILTEASRPMLERMAADAEEVEVPAGTVVIREGDEADAFYVLLDGEVGVRARGEEAVERELPPMESGAWFGEIGLLERIPRTATVTATVRSQMLRIPGETFVDALTNAPASAALLEGARSRLSRTHPHRRAAVIELAEVAEPSERSD, from the coding sequence ATGGCTCAGCACGCCCGACGAGACCGGCCGCGGCTGACCGCACCGCTGCGGCACCGGGACTTCCGGCTGCTGATCACCTCGTTCTTCATCTCCTTCGCCGGCTCGTGGGCCTACAACGTGGCCCTGGCGGTCTACGTCTACGACCAGACCGGGTCGGCCGCCTGGGTCGGGGCGGCCACGGTGGGCCGGTTCGTCCCGTCGCTGCTGCTTGGTCCGTACGGCGGGGTGCTCGCGGAGCGCTTCGAGCGGGTGCGCCTGATGGTGTCGCTCGACTGGATGAGCACCGGCCTGATGCTGGTCCTGGCCCTCGTCGCGGCACTCGAGGGTCCGGCGCTGCTGGCGATCGTGCTGGCCGGCCTGACCTCGGTCACCGGCACGGTCTACGAACCGGCCGCCGCGGCGATCACGCCGGAGACCGTGCCGGAGACCGACCTGGCCGCGGCCAACGCGCTGCGCAACATGGTCGACAACATCGCGATCATCACCGGGCCGGTGCTCGGCGCGCTGCTCCTGCTCGCGGCGCCGCCGTCGGTGGTGTTCGTGGCCAACGCCGCCACCTTCGCTGTGTCTGCCCTCGTGGTGCGGCGGATCTCGGTGCGCAGCATCCCCGTGGACGTGACCGAGGCCGGGACCGCCGGCCCCCTGAAGCAGATGATGGTCGGTATCCGGACGATCGCCGGCTCGGCGACCGCCGCCACCCTGGTCACCTACAGCGTCATCGCCAGCTTCGTGTACGGCGTCGACACCGTGCAGTTCGTCGTGCTCTCCGAGGAACGGCTGGGCACCGGACCCGACGGCTTCGGCTACCTGCTCGCCGGGATGGGCCTCGGCGGGATCGCGGCGGCCGGCCTGGTCAACCGGATGGCCGCCTGGCCGCGGCTGGGCTCGGTGATCCTGCTCGGGATGGCGATCTACTGCCTGCCCACCCTGCTGTTCCTCTTCGTCGACGACCCGCTCGTGGCCACCGCGATCCAGGTCGTCCGTGGCGCCGGCACCCTGGTGGTGGACGTCCTGGCGATCACCGCGCTGCAGCGGTCGCTGCCCAAGGAGGTCCTGGGCCGCGTGTTCGGGGCGTACTTCACCGGCGTGCTGTCCGCAATCTCCCTCGGTGCGCTCGTGACCCCGCAGGTGATCTCCGCGTTCGGGCTGGACGCCAGCCTCTGGCTGGCCGGGGCGGTGCTGCCGGCGCTGTGCCTGCTGGGCCTGCCGTTCCTGCGCCGGATGGACGCCATGAACGTCGCCCGGCTGGCCGCGGTCGAGCCGCGGGTCCAGGTACTGGAGCGCCTCGGCATCCTCACCGAGGCCTCCCGCCCGATGCTCGAGCGGATGGCGGCCGACGCCGAGGAGGTCGAGGTGCCGGCCGGGACGGTCGTCATCCGGGAGGGCGACGAGGCGGACGCGTTCTACGTCCTGCTCGACGGCGAGGTCGGCGTCCGGGCCCGCGGCGAGGAGGCGGTCGAGCGCGAGCTGCCGCCGATGGAGAGCGGGGCGTGGTTCGGCGAGATCGGCCTGCTGGAGCGCATCCCGCGCACGGCCACGGTCACTGCCACCGTCCGGAGCCAGATGCTGCGCATCCCGGGCGAGACCTTCGTCGACGCGCTGACCAACGCACCGGCCTCTGCCGCGCTGCTCGAGGGGGCCCGCAGCCGGCTCTCCCGCACCCACCCGCACCGGCGGGCTGCGGTCATCGAGCTGGCCGAGGTGGCCGAGCCGTCGGAGCGCTCGGACTAG
- a CDS encoding acyl-CoA thioesterase II has protein sequence MPQSTQELIELLDLETIELGLYRGRQPDTALQRVFGGQVASQALVAAARTGEEGRSVHSLHAYFLRPGDPSVPIVYDVERTRDGRSFSTRRVVARQHGEVIFYLSASFQVPEEGLDHQDPMPEVPPPDACPELGDVLAKVSKRPRAEWDREWASLDVRYAGEVAPPGQRREPVSRVWLKSSDPIGDDPVLHAAVLTYASDLTLLSAAVRPHGTYIGDPRLQPASLDHAMWFHRTFRADEWLLYDQTSPSASGGRGLATGRLFTAGGALAVSVVQEGLLRLRQR, from the coding sequence GTGCCGCAGTCGACGCAGGAGCTCATCGAGCTGCTCGACCTCGAGACCATCGAGCTCGGCCTCTACCGCGGGCGGCAGCCCGACACCGCGCTGCAACGGGTGTTCGGGGGCCAGGTCGCCAGCCAGGCGCTGGTCGCGGCCGCCCGCACCGGGGAGGAGGGCCGCAGCGTGCACTCGCTGCACGCCTACTTCCTGCGCCCGGGCGACCCGTCGGTCCCGATCGTCTACGACGTCGAGCGGACCCGCGACGGCCGCTCGTTCAGCACCCGGCGGGTGGTGGCCCGCCAGCACGGTGAGGTGATCTTCTACCTGTCCGCGTCGTTCCAGGTGCCCGAGGAGGGGCTCGACCACCAGGACCCGATGCCCGAGGTGCCGCCGCCCGACGCGTGCCCGGAGCTCGGCGACGTCCTCGCCAAGGTGTCGAAGCGGCCGAGGGCCGAGTGGGACCGCGAGTGGGCTTCGCTGGACGTGCGGTACGCCGGAGAGGTCGCCCCGCCGGGCCAGCGCCGGGAGCCGGTGTCGCGGGTCTGGCTCAAGTCCTCCGACCCGATCGGCGACGACCCGGTCCTGCACGCGGCGGTGCTCACCTACGCGAGCGACCTCACGCTGCTCTCCGCGGCGGTCCGGCCGCACGGGACCTACATCGGGGACCCGCGGCTGCAGCCGGCGTCGCTGGACCACGCGATGTGGTTCCACCGGACGTTCCGCGCCGACGAGTGGCTGCTCTACGACCAGACCTCCCCGTCGGCATCCGGCGGCCGGGGGCTGGCGACCGGGCGGCTCTTCACCGCCGGTGGTGCGCTCGCCGTGTCGGTCGTCCAGGAGGGCCTGCTGCGGCTCCGGCAGCGCTAG
- a CDS encoding DUF3817 domain-containing protein produces MPSRPLSSGELTRFRVFAWATGVALLLLVLVAMPLKYLGDSGAMVRVVAPVHGWLYVGYVVTAFVVAYRLRWSPGRTALLLLAGTVPFMSFVAERRVLRQVRPARPAADQQAADQQAADRSAGPAAPAPPAPPA; encoded by the coding sequence GTGCCGTCCCGACCCCTCTCCTCCGGCGAGCTGACCCGGTTCCGCGTGTTCGCCTGGGCGACGGGCGTGGCGCTGCTGCTGCTCGTGCTGGTGGCGATGCCGCTGAAGTACCTCGGCGACTCCGGGGCGATGGTGCGGGTGGTGGCCCCGGTCCACGGCTGGCTCTACGTCGGCTACGTCGTGACCGCGTTCGTCGTGGCCTACCGCCTGCGCTGGTCGCCGGGCCGCACCGCCCTGCTGCTGCTCGCCGGGACGGTGCCGTTCATGTCCTTCGTGGCGGAGCGCAGAGTGCTGCGCCAGGTGCGTCCGGCCCGGCCGGCGGCGGACCAGCAGGCGGCGGACCAGCAGGCGGCGGACCGGTCGGCTGGTCCGGCTGCTCCTGCGCCTCCTGCGCCGCCCGCCTGA